The window TCGTAGAATTCTGCAATGCGTTGCCGGGCTTGTTGCAACTCGCCGCTTGCCGCCAGATCGCGTTCTACGGCCTGATCGATCGCCGCATTGAAAAAGAAGGCCAGCAGTACTGGCGCTGGACCGTTGATTGTCATACTCACTGAGGTGCCTGGAGCTCCCAGGTCAAAGCCCGAATAGAGCCGTTTGCAGTCGTCCAGGGTCGGCACGGAAACGCCGCTGTTGCCGACTTTGCCATAGATATCGGGGCGCCGCGCTGGATCCTCTCCATACAGCGTTACCGAGTCAAAGGCCGTGGAGAGTCGCGCCGGCGAATTCTCATTCTGATCGGCGCGCCCCTTCGTTAGATAGTGGAAGCGCGCGTTACTGCGTTCCGGTCCGCCCTCGCCGGCGAACATCCGCGTTGGCGCCTCATCCTGTTTGCGAAAGGGAAAGACCGAAGCGGTATAGGGAAAGCTCCCGGGCAGATTTTCGGCATAGTAGTAGCGCGCCAGCTCGGCAAGCGATTGATAGCGGGGCAGGGCGACCGTCGGCGCGCTGATTCCGGCCAGGCTTTCGAAGCGCAACTTCTGGCGCAATGTACGATCGCGCACGCGATAGACCAGTTCGGCGCCGCTGTAATCTTTGTGCAACTCCGGCCACCGCCCCAGCCAGCCAAGCAGCTCTTGATCAATCTCGGATTCAAGCTTTCGCAAAGCTGTGCGCATCGACGTCGAAGCGACAGCGATCTCGTCGCCCGGCGTTTCCAGATCCTGGACCAGCTGCAGACTGCGGCGCAGGGCCTCCAGGTCGGCGGCCCTGTTGACGTTTTCCCCGGCCATGCGCCAGTAGTCGCGCAGGCACGCGCTGACTTCAGACAGGTAGCGCTGTCGAGAAGCGGGCAGTATTTCAAGGTCCAGGCTCTGCTGCGTTTCGGCGACATTGATTCTGGAAAACGTTGCCGCTGCTGTGCTACGTTGCTCAATCTGCTCTACAATTGCGTTGTACAACTGGTGTACGCCGGGGTCATTGAAGCGACTGGCGACAGTAGCATAGACTGGCATCTCTTCCGCCCTCAGCCGGTATTCAGAGCGATTGCGCAACATCTGCTTCTGGACCTGCCGAATGGCATCGTCTGCACCGCGCTTCTCAGCCTTGTTCAGAGCTACCAGGTCGGCATAATCCAGCATGGCGATCTTCTCCAGCTGACTGGGCGCGCCAAACTCCGGCGTCATGACATACAGCGATAGATCGACAAGCTCGGCAATTGCCGCATCGCTCTGGCCTGCGCCGGCGCTTTCCAGAATGATCAGGTCAAAGTCTGCGGCCTGCAGGAGTTCAAGGGCGCTTTGCGCTGCGGCCGAAAGGCTGGCGCCATGGTCGCCGCGCGTAGCCATGGAACGAAAAAACAAGCGTTCGCCAAAGGCGGCGCAGGCGTTCATGCGGATGCGGTCGCCCAGCAAGGCGCCTCCTGTCTTGCGACGGGTTGGATCGATGGCGAGGACAGCCAGGCGCAGCGCCGGATTGAACTCCAGCAGGCGCAGGCAGAGTTCGTCGCAAAGGCTGGATTTCCCGGCGCCGCCAGGGCCGCTGATGCCCAGGAGCGGGGGACGCGTTTTGCCCTTCAGGCGCGCAGCAAGGTCTGGCAGCCTGGCGCCCTCGATCTGGCCAGCTTCAACAAAGCTGATGGCCTGCGCCAGGCGGCGCCAATCGGAGAGTGCATCCAGATGGCCGTTAAGCTCCGCCGCCGGCGACCAATCGCATACCTCCAGCATCTCATTGATCATTCCCTGCAAACCCAGGCGGCGGCCGTCCTCTGGTGAGAAAATCCGTGCAACGTCTTGTTCCGCCAGCGCCTTGATTTCTGAGGCGACTATCACGCCGCCGCCGCCGCCAAAAATCCGCAGTCGATGAGCGCCGCGCTCATCCAGCAGCTGACGCAGGTAGCGGAAGTATTCCATGTGGCCGCCCTGGTAACTGGATATGGCAACGCCCTGCACATCTTCTTGAATGGCGGCCTGTACAACTTCGTGCACTGAGCGATTGTGGCCCAGGTGAATCACTTCCGCTCCGGAGTTCTGCAGCAGACGGCGCATGATATTGATGGATGCATCATGACCATCGAAGAGCGCTGCGGCGGTAACAAAGCGGATCTTGTTGCGCGGCTGGTAGGCGGCAACGGCCTCTGTAGCGGGGGCAATTTTCATGGCGGCCTCGCCGGCCTGCTGGCCAGCGGGCCTAAGGGAAGAGTCCATTGCCAGCAGAGTGCTTCT of the Leptospirales bacterium genome contains:
- a CDS encoding methylmalonyl-CoA mutase family protein codes for the protein MKIAPATEAVAAYQPRNKIRFVTAAALFDGHDASINIMRRLLQNSGAEVIHLGHNRSVHEVVQAAIQEDVQGVAISSYQGGHMEYFRYLRQLLDERGAHRLRIFGGGGGVIVASEIKALAEQDVARIFSPEDGRRLGLQGMINEMLEVCDWSPAAELNGHLDALSDWRRLAQAISFVEAGQIEGARLPDLAARLKGKTRPPLLGISGPGGAGKSSLCDELCLRLLEFNPALRLAVLAIDPTRRKTGGALLGDRIRMNACAAFGERLFFRSMATRGDHGASLSAAAQSALELLQAADFDLIILESAGAGQSDAAIAELVDLSLYVMTPEFGAPSQLEKIAMLDYADLVALNKAEKRGADDAIRQVQKQMLRNRSEYRLRAEEMPVYATVASRFNDPGVHQLYNAIVEQIEQRSTAAATFSRINVAETQQSLDLEILPASRQRYLSEVSACLRDYWRMAGENVNRAADLEALRRSLQLVQDLETPGDEIAVASTSMRTALRKLESEIDQELLGWLGRWPELHKDYSGAELVYRVRDRTLRQKLRFESLAGISAPTVALPRYQSLAELARYYYAENLPGSFPYTASVFPFRKQDEAPTRMFAGEGGPERSNARFHYLTKGRADQNENSPARLSTAFDSVTLYGEDPARRPDIYGKVGNSGVSVPTLDDCKRLYSGFDLGAPGTSVSMTINGPAPVLLAFFFNAAIDQAVERDLAASGELQQARQRIAEFYDRRGLPAPVYQQALPAGHNGLGLATLGLPGDRLVDAERYQRIKSDVLKKIRGTVQADILKEDQAQNTCIFSTPFALKMMGDIQEYFVAEGIRNFYSVSISGYHMAEAGANPITQLAFTLANGFTYVEYYLRRGLDINAFAPNFSFFFSNGLDAEYAVIGRVARRLWAVAMQRLYRGDERSQKLKYHIQTSGRSLHAREIDFNDIRTTLQALYAIYDNCNSLHTNAFDEAITTPTEQSVRRALAIQLIINQELGLNRNHNPLQGSYIIEELTDLVEEAVLAEFDRLSERGGVLGAMELMYQRSRIQEESLEYERRKHSGELPIAGVNFFLNASEPGQPETELIRSSDREKQEQIRRVEQLHHVFDRDAAAALERLKRCALRGENLFAELMECVKCTSLGQISQALYQAGGSYRRNM